In Vigna angularis cultivar LongXiaoDou No.4 chromosome 8, ASM1680809v1, whole genome shotgun sequence, one DNA window encodes the following:
- the LOC108345870 gene encoding serine/threonine-protein kinase STY13 isoform X2, whose translation MKKSESGGYVRADQIDLKSLDEQLQRHLSRAWTMEKNKEKEEEEVEGRSTRSRQEWEIDPSKLVIKAVIARGTFGTVHRGIYDGQDVAVKLLDWGEEGHRSDAEIASLRAAFTQEVAVWHKLDHPNVTKFIGATMGTSELQLQTENGHIGMPSNVCCVVVEYCPGGALKTYLIKNRRRKLAFKVVVQLALDLARGLSYLHTKKIVHRDVKTENMLLDKTRTLKIADFGVARIEASNPHDMTGETGTLGYMAPEVLNGNPYNRKCDVYSFGICLWEIYCCDMPYPDLSFSEVTSAVVRQNLRPEIPRCCPSSLANVMKRCWDANPDKRPEMDEVVSMLEAIDTSKGGGMIPLDQPQGCLCFRSYRGP comes from the exons ATGAAGAAGAGTGAGAGTGGAGGGTATGTGAGAGCGGATCAGATAGATCTGAAGAGCTTGGATGAGCAGCTTCAGAGGCATCTTAGTAGAGCATGGACTATGGAGAAGAACaaggagaaggaggaagaggaggtTGAAGGAAGGTCCACAAGAAGCAGACAAGAGTGGGAGATTGACCCCTCTAAGCTTGTCATCAAGGCTGTCATTGCCCGTGGCACTTTTGGCACAGTTCATCGTGGGATTTATGACGGACAAGATGTTGCAG tTAAGCTCCTTGACTGGGGAGAAGAGGGACATCGATCAGATGCTGAAATAGCTTCTTTGAGAGCGGCGTTTACTCAAGAAGTTGCTGTTTGGCACAAGCTTGACCATCCTAATGTAACCAAG TTTATTGGGGCAACAATGGGAACATCAGAGCTACAGTTACAAACAGAAAACGGTCATATAGGCATGCCAAGTAATGTTTGTTGTGTTGTTGTTGAATATTGTCCTGGAGGTGCTCTGAAGACTTATCTTATTAAAAACCGAAGAAGGAAGCTGGCTTTTAAAGTGGTTGTTCAACTGGCTCTTGACCTTGCAAGAGG GTTGAGCTATCTCCACACAAAGAAGATTGTCCACAGAGATGTTAAAACAGAAAATATGCTTCTGGACAAGACACGAACCTTGAAAATAGCTGATTTTGGAGTGGCTCGGATTGAGGCCTCCAATCCTCATGACATGACAGGTGAAACTGGAACCCTTGGTTACATGGCTCCTGAG GTTCTAAATGGTAATCCATACAATAGAAAGTGTGACGTGTACAGTTTTGGCATATGCTTATGGGAGATATACTGCTGTGACATGCCATATCCGGACCTTAGCTTCTCCGAAGTGACATCAGCTGTAGTACGGCAG AATCTGAGGCCGGAGATTCCAAGATGTTGCCCTAGCTCTCTGGCAAATGTGATGAAAAGATGCTGGGATGCTAATCCTGACAAGAGGCcagaaatggatgaagtggtgTCCATGTTGGAAGCTATTGACACTTCAAAGGGTGGAGGTATGATCCCTCTTGATCAGCCTCAGGGTTGTTTATGTTTTCGCAGCTATCGAGGACCTTGA
- the LOC108345870 gene encoding serine/threonine-protein kinase STY13 isoform X1: protein MKKSESGGYVRADQIDLKSLDEQLQRHLSRAWTMEKNKEKEEEEVEGRSTRSRQEWEIDPSKLVIKAVIARGTFGTVHRGIYDGQDVAVKLLDWGEEGHRSDAEIASLRAAFTQEVAVWHKLDHPNVTKFIGATMGTSELQLQTENGHIGMPSNVCCVVVEYCPGGALKTYLIKNRRRKLAFKVVVQLALDLARGSNLFALSVSYKLKGISFFFLSLRTLYYLLYRLSYLHTKKIVHRDVKTENMLLDKTRTLKIADFGVARIEASNPHDMTGETGTLGYMAPEVLNGNPYNRKCDVYSFGICLWEIYCCDMPYPDLSFSEVTSAVVRQNLRPEIPRCCPSSLANVMKRCWDANPDKRPEMDEVVSMLEAIDTSKGGGMIPLDQPQGCLCFRSYRGP, encoded by the exons ATGAAGAAGAGTGAGAGTGGAGGGTATGTGAGAGCGGATCAGATAGATCTGAAGAGCTTGGATGAGCAGCTTCAGAGGCATCTTAGTAGAGCATGGACTATGGAGAAGAACaaggagaaggaggaagaggaggtTGAAGGAAGGTCCACAAGAAGCAGACAAGAGTGGGAGATTGACCCCTCTAAGCTTGTCATCAAGGCTGTCATTGCCCGTGGCACTTTTGGCACAGTTCATCGTGGGATTTATGACGGACAAGATGTTGCAG tTAAGCTCCTTGACTGGGGAGAAGAGGGACATCGATCAGATGCTGAAATAGCTTCTTTGAGAGCGGCGTTTACTCAAGAAGTTGCTGTTTGGCACAAGCTTGACCATCCTAATGTAACCAAG TTTATTGGGGCAACAATGGGAACATCAGAGCTACAGTTACAAACAGAAAACGGTCATATAGGCATGCCAAGTAATGTTTGTTGTGTTGTTGTTGAATATTGTCCTGGAGGTGCTCTGAAGACTTATCTTATTAAAAACCGAAGAAGGAAGCTGGCTTTTAAAGTGGTTGTTCAACTGGCTCTTGACCTTGCAAGAGGGTCCAATCTTTTTGCCTTATCTGTGTCATATAAGCTCAAGGGAATAAGCTTTTTTTTCCTAAGCCTGAGAACtctttattatttactttacaGGTTGAGCTATCTCCACACAAAGAAGATTGTCCACAGAGATGTTAAAACAGAAAATATGCTTCTGGACAAGACACGAACCTTGAAAATAGCTGATTTTGGAGTGGCTCGGATTGAGGCCTCCAATCCTCATGACATGACAGGTGAAACTGGAACCCTTGGTTACATGGCTCCTGAG GTTCTAAATGGTAATCCATACAATAGAAAGTGTGACGTGTACAGTTTTGGCATATGCTTATGGGAGATATACTGCTGTGACATGCCATATCCGGACCTTAGCTTCTCCGAAGTGACATCAGCTGTAGTACGGCAG AATCTGAGGCCGGAGATTCCAAGATGTTGCCCTAGCTCTCTGGCAAATGTGATGAAAAGATGCTGGGATGCTAATCCTGACAAGAGGCcagaaatggatgaagtggtgTCCATGTTGGAAGCTATTGACACTTCAAAGGGTGGAGGTATGATCCCTCTTGATCAGCCTCAGGGTTGTTTATGTTTTCGCAGCTATCGAGGACCTTGA